In Thermococcus chitonophagus, the genomic stretch AGGATTATTCTGGATTATTACTAATTCTGACTGAGTACGCTTTTGAAAATAAGATTAGGAATCCAATCAAGCTCAGGAGTTCAATTCCAGATGAAGTAAAAGAGGAGTATGAACTGCCGAGTCACTACTATTACACTGCCTGCCAGGATGCTGTGACGAGGGTGAAGGGTTTTCTTGAAAAGAAGAGGAAGGGTAAAGCTAAAACAGAAAGGCCAGTAGTTAAAAATGTTTCCTTGTGGCTGGATGACGTCCTGTGGGACTACAAGAGGTTCCCCCAATTCAATACCCTCAAGAACGGTAAGAAAATATTAATAATCCGGTTAACGACCAAAAGAAGACCAATAAAACTTCCACTAAAACCACACAAACTCTTCTTCAAGTATTTGAGTGAGGGGTGGAGGGTCAAGGCGGGAGTGAAACTCAAGTTAGTTGAAGAGGAGAGGAAAGTCCTCGCCTACTTTACCTTTGAGAAGGAGTTTGATGAACCCGAAGTTACGGGAAGCTTTATTGCAGTGGACTACAATGCTGACAACATCTCCTTTGGCAATCACGACTTCCTAGTCCAAGTTAAAACTGGCTTGGGTAGAATGACCAGATTTTACTCCGACGTTAGGAGGGAAGTTCAGAGAACGCACTTGACTGGTTGGAAGAAGAAACTTCCCTCAAGAAAAGGAAGAGAACTCCTCAAGAAGTTTGGTCAAAGGAAAATGAACAGGAAGGTTGACTTGCAGAGAAAGCTCGCCTTAAGACTCGTTGAACTTGCCGGAGAGTTGAACGCTACAATAATCCTTGAGGCAATTCCAAAGAACTTCAACCAGAAAGTGGTTAAGAGGAGAAGGAAGAGAGAGAAGAAGTTGAGGAATATTCTGCACAATATTGGGATGAATAGTTTTCAGCGGTTTGTTTTTGAAAAGGCGGTCGAGCATGGTGTTCCCGTTGTTTTTATAAATCCTGCATACTCTTCACAAGTTTGCCCTAATTGTGGAGCGTTTAGGGTTAAGCCCAATGACGACGCACTGCGTCAGAGGGCTTTCACTTGCCCTGTCTGTGGATTCACTGCGGACAGGGATTTTGCTGCTGTGTTGAACTTGCTGGGGCTGTTTCCGTTCAGCCCAAAGGCTGATGAACCACCAGCTGAGGGCTCGGTGAGTCCCGTGACGCTGGTGGCTGAAGCCAACCTCCTGCACCAAAAAAACTCCTTGGTAATAATTAGTCAGGGATTGAAACGACAGTAGGTGCAGGAGGAAACGGAGCTTAGGGTTTACTTTTCAATTCTAAAAGCGATCTCTGAGAGAAATAGGAGGCTTAAGGAGATCGCCAACTATCTCGGGCTTCCCGCCAGGAGCGTTTATCCCTACATCGACACCTTGATGAGGCTCGGTCTCGTTGAGAAGGAAACTCCTACACTGGGTAGCAGGAAGGTTAGCCTGTACAGAATAGCCGATCCGGTATTGCTAACTTGGTTCACCTTTAACGTACCCTCAACTTGAGAAGATATCCCGGGAAACTGCAAGCCTTGCGAATCTGTACAAGGTTTTCTCGAGAAGATTTGAGGATTTAGCAAGGGAGTTCTTGATATTGAGAAGCCCCATAGAGTTCAAGAAAATTGGAAGGTGGTGGTTCAAGGGAGAGGAGATAGATATCGTTGCGTTGGACAAAAACGTTGCCTATCTAATTGAGGTTAAGTGGTCAGATTTAAGGGAGAAAGACGCTAAGAAAGCCCTATCTCCTTAAAGGAGAAAGCCAAGAAAGTCAGGTTTAGGGGTGACATTAGACTTGGGCTGATTGCAAGGAGCGTGGAGAATAAAGATGAGCTTAGGAGCGAGGGCTTCCTTGTTTGGGATCTCTCTGATGTAACTCCTTAAGCTTCTTGCTGTAGGCTTTCCATTCTATGTGGTCATCCCACGCCTCGAATGACTCTTCCCTTGAGCTTTCAAGCCATCTTTCAAATTCCTCGAACGTCATTCCGTACTTAGTTTCAAAAGCCTTTATCTTCTCTTTAATCTTTGATGCCTCCATCTTCATCGTTCGCCCTACGCTTGTTTTCCTAATATCTGTTTCCGCTACCTGTTGTAGTGCAACAGGTGCGGTTGGTCTCACGCTCCCGCCCACATTGGGGCCACCGACCACCTCAAACAGGAGGTCATGGGCCTCAAGGCAGAACGGAAACGGCCCTGGAGAGATTACACTAAAAACTTCAAAAAACTTACGACCACAAAAACAAACAAAAATACCAATCAGAGAACAGCCTGTCGATGAACTTCATCTAATCACCATTATATCTAATCAAGACTATATATAAAGAAGTTTCGAAAAGTCACTCACGGGCATGCTTGAGGACGTGGAAAACCTCTGCCTTTATTATCTCAAGGCCGGTCTTTACTGCGTTAACGCTCCCTGGGAGGGCAAACACTACGACA encodes the following:
- a CDS encoding DUF234 domain-containing protein, encoding MILRSPIEFKKIGRWWFKGEEIDIVALDKNVAYLIEVKWSDLREKDAKKALSP
- a CDS encoding AAA family ATPase, producing MQEETELRVYFSILKAISERNRRLKEIANYLGLPARSVYPYIDTLMRLGLVEKETPTLGSRKVSLYRIADPVLLTWFTFNVPST
- a CDS encoding RNA-guided endonuclease InsQ/TnpB family protein, coding for MKLSRTVVLESYPLTRRKFKAVKEIYEDYSGLLLILTEYAFENKIRNPIKLRSSIPDEVKEEYELPSHYYYTACQDAVTRVKGFLEKKRKGKAKTERPVVKNVSLWLDDVLWDYKRFPQFNTLKNGKKILIIRLTTKRRPIKLPLKPHKLFFKYLSEGWRVKAGVKLKLVEEERKVLAYFTFEKEFDEPEVTGSFIAVDYNADNISFGNHDFLVQVKTGLGRMTRFYSDVRREVQRTHLTGWKKKLPSRKGRELLKKFGQRKMNRKVDLQRKLALRLVELAGELNATIILEAIPKNFNQKVVKRRRKREKKLRNILHNIGMNSFQRFVFEKAVEHGVPVVFINPAYSSQVCPNCGAFRVKPNDDALRQRAFTCPVCGFTADRDFAAVLNLLGLFPFSPKADEPPAEGSVSPVTLVAEANLLHQKNSLVIISQGLKRQ